In the genome of Salvelinus sp. IW2-2015 linkage group LG25, ASM291031v2, whole genome shotgun sequence, one region contains:
- the LOC139022508 gene encoding LOW QUALITY PROTEIN: toll-like receptor 4 (The sequence of the model RefSeq protein was modified relative to this genomic sequence to represent the inferred CDS: inserted 2 bases in 1 codon) — MQFQNIPKSTQTTKVFDFDVEYCTHILRVKLLVPIFVVIFILTLSVLAYKFQFYLCYCCVLLRGYKISRQQDCLYDVFVIYSSKEEAWVMEELVENLEKGGPPIQLCLHEQDFEVGKSTSSNITDKGIIGSRKVISVVLLHFIDSAWCRFEFEVAQSWLVLEGKPNIIILEDVEEERXPKVFVLHKYLKKNTYPKWRDISKTQP; from the exons atgcaatttcagaacaTTCCCA AATCAACACAGACCACTAAAGTATTTGACTTTGATGTTGAATACTGCACGCACATCTTGAGAGTTAAACTTTTAGTGCCCATCTTTGTTGTCATTTTTATTCTTACATTGTCAGTCTTGGCCTACAAGTTCCAGTTCTACCTGTGTTACTGCTGCGTTTTGCTGAGGGGCTACAAGATCTCCCGCCAGCAGGATTGCCTTTACGATGTCTTTGTGATCTACTCCAGCAAGGAAGAGGCCTGGGTGATGGAGGAACTGGTGGAGAACCTTGAGAAAGGAGGCCCTCCCATTCAGCTGTGCCTCCATGAGCAGGACTTTGAAGTGGGCAAGTCCACCTCCTCCAACATCACAGACAAGGGCATCATTGGTAGCCGCAAGGTAATCTCGGTGGTTTTGCTCCACTTCATTGACAGTGCGTGGTGTCGCTTTGAGTTTGAGGTGGCTCAGTCCTGGCTGGTGCTGGAGGGAAAACCCAACATCATTATACTGGAGgacgtggaggaggagag accaaaaGTGTTTGTGCTCCACAAATACCTGAAGAAGAACACTTACCCGAAATGGAGGGACATCTCAAAAACACAACCATAA